From Ruminococcus sp. HUN007, a single genomic window includes:
- the atpG gene encoding ATP synthase F1 subunit gamma, translated as MASANMKDIKRRIKSVKSTMQITKAMELVASSKLRKARDKAESARTFFNALYDTMWEITAENSTFESIYFTGREEKTVLFVVIAGDRGLAGGYNSNVLKLAQKRIDEAKKSCETVIIPIGRKAVEYFTKRGYRVVARYENIAENIRMNSAKEIASKIMAAFKNGNADRVEVIYTDYVSPLLQEARFKSVIPLEKPAEEAKKSNVQTSYEPSPEQLFDIIMPQYIAGVIYGSVSDAFASEQAARRIAMENATDNATEMIDDLSLLYNRARQATITQEITEIVSGASSQE; from the coding sequence ATGGCTTCGGCTAATATGAAAGACATCAAGCGCAGGATCAAGAGTGTCAAAAGCACCATGCAGATAACCAAAGCCATGGAACTTGTTGCTTCATCCAAGCTGAGAAAAGCAAGAGATAAAGCAGAAAGCGCCAGGACATTCTTTAATGCGCTGTATGATACCATGTGGGAGATCACAGCTGAAAATTCCACATTTGAGTCTATCTATTTTACAGGCCGCGAAGAAAAAACAGTCCTGTTCGTAGTAATTGCCGGAGACAGAGGTCTTGCAGGCGGATACAATTCGAACGTTCTGAAACTCGCACAGAAGAGGATAGACGAGGCAAAGAAAAGCTGTGAAACAGTAATTATCCCTATAGGCAGGAAAGCTGTAGAATACTTTACCAAAAGAGGATACAGAGTTGTTGCAAGATATGAAAATATAGCGGAAAATATCCGTATGAACTCTGCCAAGGAGATCGCCTCGAAGATAATGGCGGCCTTCAAGAACGGCAATGCGGACAGGGTAGAGGTCATTTATACAGATTACGTTTCACCTCTGTTACAGGAGGCGAGATTCAAGAGTGTTATTCCGCTCGAAAAACCAGCGGAAGAAGCAAAGAAGTCAAATGTTCAGACATCTTACGAACCATCACCTGAGCAGCTGTTTGACATAATCATGCCGCAGTATATCGCAGGTGTTATATACGGTTCAGTATCTGATGCATTTGCTTCCGAGCAGGCCGCACGAAGAATAGCGATGGAGAATGCAACTGACAACGCTACAGAGATGATCGATGATCTCTCGCTTCTCTATAACAGAGCACGTCAGGCAACCATCACGCAGGAGATCACCGAGATAGTCAGCGGTGCAAGTTCCCAGGAATAA
- the atpD gene encoding F0F1 ATP synthase subunit beta has translation MQNTGKIVQIIGAVVDISFPKNSLPRLLNAIEIDNHGTKLTVEVAQHIGDDVVRCIAMSTTDGLVRGMEAIDTGSPIKVPVGRETLGRIFNLLGEPVDEKEAPQTEERWPIHREAPSYEEQTAASEVLETGIKVIDLIAPYLKGGKIGLFGGAGVGKTVLIQELINNVANQHGGISVFTGVGERTREGNDLYNEMKESGVLDKTVLVYGQMNEPPGARMRVGLSGLTMAEYFRDVEGQDVLLFIDNIFRFTQAGSEVSALLGRMPSAVGYQPTLATEMGALQERITSTNKGSITSVQAVYVPADDLTDPAPATTFAHLDATTVLSRQIASLGIYPAVDPLESTSRILAPEIVGEEHYQVARSVQSILQRYRELQDIIAIMGMDELSDEDKLIVNRARKIQRFLSQPFNVAEQFTGMKGVYVPIRETIRGFKEIIEGLHDDLPESAFLFVGTIDEAIEKAKASKGDE, from the coding sequence ATGCAGAATACAGGAAAAATAGTTCAGATCATTGGTGCCGTTGTCGACATCAGTTTTCCGAAGAACAGTCTGCCTAGGCTTCTCAATGCCATTGAGATCGACAACCATGGCACGAAACTTACTGTTGAAGTTGCCCAGCATATCGGCGATGACGTAGTAAGATGTATTGCTATGAGTACGACTGACGGTCTTGTAAGAGGCATGGAAGCAATAGATACCGGAAGCCCGATAAAAGTACCGGTAGGCCGTGAGACACTCGGCCGTATCTTCAATCTTCTCGGAGAACCGGTAGATGAAAAGGAAGCTCCGCAGACTGAGGAAAGATGGCCTATACACCGTGAAGCTCCAAGCTACGAGGAACAGACTGCAGCTTCAGAAGTTCTTGAGACAGGTATCAAGGTAATCGACCTTATCGCACCTTATCTCAAGGGCGGTAAGATAGGACTTTTCGGCGGCGCCGGTGTAGGAAAGACAGTTCTTATTCAGGAACTTATAAACAACGTTGCTAACCAGCACGGCGGTATTTCAGTATTCACCGGTGTTGGTGAGAGAACACGTGAAGGTAATGACCTTTACAACGAAATGAAGGAAAGCGGCGTTCTCGACAAGACCGTTCTCGTGTACGGCCAGATGAACGAACCGCCGGGAGCAAGAATGCGAGTAGGCCTTTCAGGTCTTACTATGGCTGAATACTTCAGAGATGTTGAAGGCCAGGACGTTCTTCTCTTTATAGATAACATTTTCCGATTCACACAGGCTGGTTCCGAGGTTTCAGCTCTTCTCGGACGTATGCCTTCAGCCGTTGGCTATCAGCCGACACTGGCTACTGAAATGGGTGCCCTTCAGGAGAGAATCACATCTACAAACAAGGGTTCCATCACATCAGTTCAGGCTGTATACGTTCCTGCCGATGACCTTACTGACCCGGCTCCGGCTACAACTTTTGCGCATCTTGATGCCACAACGGTTCTTTCAAGACAGATCGCGTCACTCGGTATTTATCCTGCCGTTGACCCTCTTGAAAGTACATCAAGAATCCTCGCGCCTGAAATAGTAGGCGAGGAGCACTATCAGGTAGCAAGAAGCGTTCAGAGTATTCTTCAGCGTTACCGTGAACTTCAGGATATCATCGCTATCATGGGTATGGATGAACTCTCCGACGAGGACAAGCTCATCGTAAACCGTGCAAGAAAGATCCAGCGTTTCCTGTCACAGCCGTTCAACGTTGCTGAACAGTTCACAGGTATGAAGGGCGTTTACGTTCCGATCAGGGAAACTATCAGAGGATTTAAGGAGATCATCGAAGGACTTCATGATGACCTTCCGGAATCAGCATTCCTGTTTGTCGGAACCATTGACGAGGCTATAGAAAAGGCTAAGGCTTCAAAGGGTGATGAATAA
- the atpC gene encoding ATP synthase F1 subunit epsilon, with protein MASFRLQIITPDRIFYDDEAERLIVRTTDGEMGVLARHENFVGALPSGPVRIMKDGKYRVAALSSGVLKVSAEKTTIIAEAVEWADEIDIEWANRSAEEAREKIAKKESEKEMLYAELKLKRALNRINVHSGNIR; from the coding sequence ATGGCTTCATTCAGACTCCAGATAATTACCCCGGACAGGATTTTCTACGATGATGAGGCGGAACGCCTTATCGTCAGAACCACTGACGGCGAAATGGGTGTTCTTGCAAGGCATGAAAACTTTGTGGGTGCTCTCCCTTCAGGCCCGGTCAGGATAATGAAGGACGGCAAATATCGTGTTGCTGCGCTTTCGTCAGGTGTGCTCAAGGTGTCGGCGGAAAAGACCACTATAATTGCCGAGGCAGTCGAGTGGGCGGATGAGATCGATATCGAATGGGCAAACAGATCGGCCGAGGAAGCACGTGAGAAAATAGCGAAGAAGGAAAGCGAAAAAGAGATGCTCTATGCAGAGCTCAAACTCAAAAGAGCCCTCAACCGTATCAATGTACATTCGGGTAATATCAGATAA
- the pflB gene encoding formate C-acetyltransferase, translating into MVEFSQWSGFKGNKWKQEINVRDFIQKNYTPYDGDESFLEGTTEATDKLWGRLQELYKEQRAKGGVLDCETEIVSSLTAYGPGYIDESLKDLEKIVGLQTDKPLKRAFMPYGGIKMAQQAAESYGYKVNEKYDQIFNEYHKTHNQGVFDAYTPEIRAARKSHVITGLPDTYGRGRIVGDYRRVALYGIDFLIQEKENDKANTGDGTMTDDVIRLREELADQIKALQGMKKMAEIYGYDISQPAKNAKEAVQWLYFGYLAAIKTQNGAAMSVGRVSTFLDIYIQRDLEAGTITEKEAQELIDHMTMKFRMVKFARIPSYNELFSGDPVWATLEVGGIGVDGRHMVTKNDFRFLHTLENMGPSPEPNLTVLYSKNLPETFKKYASHISITTSSIQYENDDVMKPVWGDDYSICCCVSATQTGKEMQFFGARANLAKCLLYAINGGVDEKSFAQVGPQYQPITSEYLDYDEVMKKYLVMMDWLAGLYVNTLNLIQYMHDKYYYEAAEMALIDTDVRRTFATGIAGFSHVIDSLSAIKYAKVKTIRNEDGIVVDFDIEGDFPKYGNDDDRADQIGVDLLKTFITMIKKRHTYRNSEPTTSILTITSNVVYGKATGALPDGRKAGEPFAPGASPSYGAEQNGLLSSLNSVAKIPYEWALDGISNTQTINPDALGHDEAERVKNLVNTLDGYFAQGAHHLNVNVFGTEKLLDAMEHPEKEEYANFTIRVSGYAVRFIDLTKEQQLDVIKRTCHKSL; encoded by the coding sequence ATGGTAGAATTTTCACAGTGGAGTGGCTTCAAGGGTAACAAGTGGAAGCAGGAAATCAACGTTCGTGACTTTATCCAGAAGAACTACACACCATATGACGGTGACGAATCATTCCTCGAAGGCACTACAGAAGCTACAGACAAGCTCTGGGGAAGACTTCAGGAACTCTACAAGGAACAGAGAGCAAAGGGCGGCGTTCTTGACTGCGAAACAGAGATTGTTTCAAGCCTTACAGCTTATGGTCCTGGATATATAGACGAATCACTCAAGGATCTCGAAAAGATCGTAGGTCTCCAGACTGACAAGCCTCTTAAGAGAGCATTCATGCCTTACGGCGGTATCAAGATGGCTCAGCAGGCTGCTGAAAGCTATGGCTACAAGGTAAATGAAAAGTACGATCAGATTTTTAACGAATATCACAAGACACACAACCAGGGTGTATTTGATGCTTACACACCTGAAATCCGTGCTGCACGTAAGAGCCACGTTATCACAGGTCTTCCGGATACATACGGCCGTGGACGTATCGTAGGCGACTACAGAAGAGTTGCTCTTTACGGTATCGACTTTCTCATTCAGGAAAAGGAAAACGACAAGGCTAACACAGGCGACGGAACAATGACAGATGACGTTATCCGTCTCAGAGAAGAACTTGCTGATCAGATCAAGGCTCTCCAGGGCATGAAGAAGATGGCTGAAATCTACGGATACGACATCTCACAGCCTGCTAAGAACGCCAAGGAAGCTGTTCAGTGGCTCTACTTCGGTTACCTCGCAGCTATCAAGACACAGAATGGTGCAGCTATGTCAGTAGGCCGTGTATCAACATTCCTCGACATCTACATCCAGCGTGACCTCGAAGCAGGCACAATCACAGAAAAGGAAGCTCAGGAACTTATCGACCACATGACAATGAAGTTCAGAATGGTTAAGTTCGCAAGAATTCCTTCATACAACGAACTCTTCTCAGGTGACCCGGTTTGGGCTACACTCGAAGTTGGCGGTATCGGCGTTGACGGTCGTCACATGGTAACAAAGAACGACTTCCGTTTCCTCCACACACTCGAAAACATGGGACCTTCACCAGAACCGAACCTCACAGTTCTCTATTCTAAGAACCTCCCTGAAACATTCAAGAAGTACGCTTCACACATCTCAATCACAACATCTTCTATCCAGTACGAAAACGATGATGTTATGAAGCCGGTTTGGGGCGACGACTACTCAATCTGCTGTTGCGTATCAGCTACACAGACAGGTAAGGAAATGCAGTTCTTCGGCGCAAGAGCTAACCTCGCTAAGTGCCTCCTTTACGCTATCAACGGCGGTGTTGATGAAAAGTCATTCGCACAGGTAGGCCCTCAGTACCAGCCAATCACTTCTGAATACCTCGACTACGATGAAGTTATGAAGAAGTACCTCGTAATGATGGACTGGCTCGCTGGACTCTATGTAAATACACTCAACCTCATCCAGTACATGCACGACAAGTACTACTATGAAGCAGCTGAAATGGCTCTTATCGATACAGACGTAAGAAGAACATTTGCAACAGGTATCGCAGGCTTCTCACACGTAATCGACTCACTCTCAGCTATCAAGTATGCTAAGGTTAAGACAATCCGTAACGAAGACGGCATCGTTGTTGACTTCGACATCGAAGGCGACTTCCCTAAGTACGGTAACGATGATGACAGAGCTGACCAGATCGGTGTTGACCTCCTCAAGACATTCATCACAATGATCAAGAAGAGACACACATACAGAAATTCTGAACCAACAACATCTATCCTTACAATCACTTCAAACGTTGTTTACGGTAAGGCTACAGGTGCTCTTCCTGACGGACGTAAGGCAGGCGAGCCATTCGCTCCTGGTGCATCACCAAGCTACGGTGCAGAACAGAACGGTCTCCTTTCATCACTCAACTCAGTTGCTAAGATCCCTTATGAATGGGCTCTCGACGGTATTTCAAATACACAGACAATCAACCCTGACGCTCTCGGTCACGATGAAGCTGAAAGAGTTAAGAACCTCGTTAATACACTCGACGGTTACTTCGCACAGGGTGCTCACCACCTCAACGTAAACGTATTTGGTACTGAAAAGCTCCTCGACGCTATGGAACATCCGGAGAAGGAAGAATATGCAAACTTCACAATCCGTGTATCAGGCTACGCTGTAAGATTTATCGACCTTACAAAGGAACAGCAGCTTGACGTTATCAAGAGAACTTGCCACAAGTCATTATAA
- a CDS encoding DUF4869 domain-containing protein, whose amino-acid sequence MLNIIFGDCPDAIYNTSVYFNNTYEDEWLTDEFARKVIKAIDKSEVVNSRAVSSPVLGIIPTEKIAGGTKTLLLIKNKPDMIFNASTCGDNCARYILEIAESTDITINLRHVMDFKRKKFKAHILNNDVYVDNYRDYLLNAVKFV is encoded by the coding sequence ATGCTGAATATTATTTTCGGAGACTGTCCGGATGCAATATACAATACAAGCGTGTATTTCAATAATACTTATGAGGATGAATGGCTGACAGATGAATTTGCCAGAAAGGTGATAAAAGCTATAGATAAATCTGAAGTTGTTAATTCCCGTGCAGTAAGCAGTCCAGTTCTCGGTATAATTCCAACCGAAAAAATCGCGGGGGGAACAAAAACTCTGCTTCTGATCAAAAATAAACCGGATATGATCTTCAACGCATCAACCTGTGGTGATAACTGTGCAAGATATATACTTGAAATAGCTGAAAGCACAGATATAACTATAAATTTAAGGCATGTAATGGATTTTAAGAGAAAAAAGTTTAAGGCTCATATCCTTAATAATGATGTTTATGTGGATAATTACAGGGATTACCTGCTTAATGCAGTTAAATTTGTGTGA
- a CDS encoding ABC transporter ATP-binding protein has protein sequence MTGKYSIIVRNNKIQFTIEIERNITIIQGESGSGKTTLVDLIAVYSRYGKSSGVTVNSKVNVAVCNTDMWDAFIDKTHNSIIFIDEGNDFVQSAEFAKAVKASDCYFVIVTRENLDQLPYSVKSILKLRKTASRSKITFNRTYPVYENLKKNCVFRT, from the coding sequence ATGACAGGAAAATACAGTATAATTGTTCGTAACAATAAAATTCAGTTTACAATTGAAATAGAAAGAAATATCACGATCATTCAGGGAGAAAGCGGAAGCGGTAAAACTACACTGGTAGATCTTATTGCAGTGTATTCAAGATACGGTAAAAGCAGCGGCGTAACAGTTAATTCAAAGGTAAATGTTGCAGTCTGTAACACTGACATGTGGGATGCATTTATCGATAAAACTCACAACAGTATTATTTTTATTGACGAAGGTAATGATTTTGTACAGAGTGCGGAATTTGCAAAAGCAGTAAAAGCATCAGATTGTTATTTCGTTATCGTTACCAGAGAAAATCTTGATCAGCTTCCTTACAGTGTGAAGAGTATTCTGAAGCTCAGAAAGACAGCAAGCCGGTCTAAAATTACATTTAACAGAACATATCCTGTTTATGAGAATCTGAAAAAAAACTGCGTTTTCAGAACGTAG